The Vespula vulgaris chromosome 12, iyVesVulg1.1, whole genome shotgun sequence genome window below encodes:
- the LOC127067971 gene encoding protein zyg-11 homolog B-like isoform X1 codes for MFESPRSLQEVCIDFICDNVLALCEVHPGDTGEHSNGSFSPTACEEYIPDQVSCTLSESSSETTTTIRTLSNDVSPSLATRLSFKHPDAFLPTEISEQLLSSLCEKKTLSDLTITLFDSKSTRLRHVKLKDASTLSAKGLKVLKQHKVIDLVVNGLKVTVNDLISCLGDWSLQNLRSLSVAKGSFMDCSRYCVVVTLSKLRALHTLNVSGTEFNKHGLEIVVEDLPLLENLDISCTRVDDITPLRKCKDRLKTLTMYNIKISGCGSLIPVLLELNELRNLDISDEKDTYAFEMFAPKKQKIGDFLKAVHCMPHLTSLDLSGKDEINPKDLKEFIKAHPQLKFLGLVHSDTCYEDSLINPENKDYKPDLVVSGTATESQILEALRRYTCRSVYVQKCLFNLFRLTPNFFEPRVDVIKLVLPGMREHPQEFRVQMAATACLYNLTKGESAIMIHPSILKQIVDLTLTAMESYPTHYQLQKNTLLTLCSDRILQDVAFDKYRCARLVMNCLSTFDDASMNRMSVAICSILAAKISTAETSMLGAQPQYMSKLLTMVRSKVQSKSVDITMKFTLSALWNLTDESATTCKVFLDEGGMELFLQVLESFQGESSVETKVLGLLNNIAEVVHLRPRLMQTRFISMLSLLLDSVHIDVSYFAAGIAAHLLSDGPSAWSSMLSQPSREQLLDQLAHAVTHWQTPQGEMVAYRSFQPFFPLLRCSDAYPVQLWAVWAIHHVCTKNPKRYCSMLTREGGVETLKYLEETHTENTTHPNLQSLCRSILETLESNSC; via the exons atgttcgaGTCACCAAGAAGTTTGCAAGAAGTCTGCATTGATTTTATTTGCGATAATGTTTTGGCTTTGTGTGAAGTACATCCTGGTGATACAGGTGAACATTCAAATGGATCATTCTCTCCCACCGCATGTG aagaatatattccAGATCAAGTTAGTTGTACATTGAGTGAGAGTAGCTCCGAAACTACAACAACAATACGTACATTGTCCAATGATGTATCACCAAGTTTGGCTACAAGACTTAGTTTCAAACATCCTGATGCCTTTTTGCCAACTGAGATATCAGAGCAATTATTGTCTAGCCTttgcgaaaagaaaacattatcCGATCTAACGATTACACTTTTTGATTCAAAATCAACCAGATTAAG gcatgtaaaattaaaagatgcATCTACATTATCTGCAAAAGGTTTAAAAGTTCTTAAACAACATAAGGTCATAGATTTGGTAGTAAATGGTTTAAAAGTCACTGTTAATGATCTGATCAGCTGTTTAGGTGATTGGAGTTTGCAAAATCTTAGGTCATTGAGTGTAGCAAAAGGCAGTTTTATGGATTGTTCAAG ATACTGTGTAGTAGTAACATTGAGCAAATTACGTGCACTGCATACTTTGAATGTCTCAGGAACAGAATTTAATAAACATGGACTAGAAATAGTGGTTGAAGATCTTCcacttttagaaaatttagatATATCATGCACTAGAGTTGATGATATAACACCATTAAGAAAATGTAAGGACCGTTTAAAAACTCTAACtatgtacaatataaaaataagtggATGTGGAAGTCTAATACCTGTTTTATTGGAATTAAATGAATTGAGAAACTTAGATATTTCTGATGAAAAAGATACATATGCTTTTGAAATGTTTGCAcctaagaaacaaaaaataggaGATTTTCTGAAAGCTGTACATTGTATGCCACATTTAACTAGTTTAGATTTGTCtg gtaaagatgaaataaatccaaaagatttaaaagaatttattaaagcACATCCACAATTGAAATTTCTTGGTCTTGTACATTCTGACACTTGTTATGAGGATAGTTTAATAAATCCTGAAAATAAGGATTATAAACCTGACCTTGTT GTCAGCGGTACAGCAACTGAATCTCAAATTCTAGAAGCTTTGAGAAGATATACTTGTCGATCAGTTTATGTTCAAAAGTGTTTATTTAATCTGTTTCGTTTGACACCAAATTTCTTTGAACCACGCGTAGATGTAATCAAATTAGTGCTGCCTGGAATGCGAGAACATCCTCAGGAATTTCGTGTGCAAATGGCAGCAACCGCGTGCCTTTACAATCTTACAAAAGGTGAATCAGCAATCATGATTCATCCATCAATTCTTAAACAAATAGTTGACTTAACATTGACTGCCATGGAGTCATACCCAACTCATTATCAGctacaaaaaaatacattattgaCACTGTGTAGTGACAGAATTCTACAAGATGTTGCATTTGATAAATATAG GTGTGCAAGATTAGTAATGAATTGTTTATCGACATTCGATGATGCATCGATGAATCGGATGTCAGTAGCAATTTGCTCCATTTTAGCAGCAAAAATATCAACAGCAGAAACATCTATGCTTGGTGCACAACCACAGTATATGTCAAAGTTATTAACAATGGTCAGGTCAAAAGTTCAATCTAAATCAGTTGATATTACAATGAAATTCACATTAAGTGCCCTATGGAATTTAACGGACGAAAGTGCCACTACATGCAAAGTTTTCTTGGATGAGGGAGGAATGGAGTTGTTTCTTCAAGTACTTGAAAGTTTTCAAGGAGAATCTAGTGTGGAGACTAAAGTACTTGgtctattaaataatatagctGAG gttGTACATTTGAGGCCACGACTTATGCAAACTCGTTTCATATCAATGCTTTCCTTACTCTTAGATTCTGTACACATTGATGTATCTTACTTTGCTGCTGGTATCGCAGCACATTTGCTAAGTGATGGTCCTAGTGCCTGGAGTTCAATGCTTTCACAGCCTAGTAGAGAACAATTGCTAGATCAATTAGCTCATGCTGTAACTCATTGGCAAACTCCACAAGGAGAGATGGTTGCTTATAGAAGTTTTCAAccattttttcctcttctgcGTTGTTCAGATGCATATCCTGTTCAGCTTTGGGCAGTATGGGCGATACATCATGTGTGCACAAAAAATC CAAAACGCTATTGTAGCATGTTAACTAGAGAAGGTGGAgtagaaacattaaaatatctgGAAGAAACACATACAGAAAATACAACGCATCCAAATTTGCAGTCTTTATGTCGATCAATTCTCGAAACTCTGGAATCAAATTCTTGTTAA
- the LOC127067971 gene encoding protein zyg-11 homolog B-like isoform X2, translated as MFESPRSLQEVCIDFICDNVLALCEVHPGDTGEHSNGSFSPTACDQVSCTLSESSSETTTTIRTLSNDVSPSLATRLSFKHPDAFLPTEISEQLLSSLCEKKTLSDLTITLFDSKSTRLRHVKLKDASTLSAKGLKVLKQHKVIDLVVNGLKVTVNDLISCLGDWSLQNLRSLSVAKGSFMDCSRYCVVVTLSKLRALHTLNVSGTEFNKHGLEIVVEDLPLLENLDISCTRVDDITPLRKCKDRLKTLTMYNIKISGCGSLIPVLLELNELRNLDISDEKDTYAFEMFAPKKQKIGDFLKAVHCMPHLTSLDLSGKDEINPKDLKEFIKAHPQLKFLGLVHSDTCYEDSLINPENKDYKPDLVVSGTATESQILEALRRYTCRSVYVQKCLFNLFRLTPNFFEPRVDVIKLVLPGMREHPQEFRVQMAATACLYNLTKGESAIMIHPSILKQIVDLTLTAMESYPTHYQLQKNTLLTLCSDRILQDVAFDKYRCARLVMNCLSTFDDASMNRMSVAICSILAAKISTAETSMLGAQPQYMSKLLTMVRSKVQSKSVDITMKFTLSALWNLTDESATTCKVFLDEGGMELFLQVLESFQGESSVETKVLGLLNNIAEVVHLRPRLMQTRFISMLSLLLDSVHIDVSYFAAGIAAHLLSDGPSAWSSMLSQPSREQLLDQLAHAVTHWQTPQGEMVAYRSFQPFFPLLRCSDAYPVQLWAVWAIHHVCTKNPKRYCSMLTREGGVETLKYLEETHTENTTHPNLQSLCRSILETLESNSC; from the exons atgttcgaGTCACCAAGAAGTTTGCAAGAAGTCTGCATTGATTTTATTTGCGATAATGTTTTGGCTTTGTGTGAAGTACATCCTGGTGATACAGGTGAACATTCAAATGGATCATTCTCTCCCACCGCATGTG ATCAAGTTAGTTGTACATTGAGTGAGAGTAGCTCCGAAACTACAACAACAATACGTACATTGTCCAATGATGTATCACCAAGTTTGGCTACAAGACTTAGTTTCAAACATCCTGATGCCTTTTTGCCAACTGAGATATCAGAGCAATTATTGTCTAGCCTttgcgaaaagaaaacattatcCGATCTAACGATTACACTTTTTGATTCAAAATCAACCAGATTAAG gcatgtaaaattaaaagatgcATCTACATTATCTGCAAAAGGTTTAAAAGTTCTTAAACAACATAAGGTCATAGATTTGGTAGTAAATGGTTTAAAAGTCACTGTTAATGATCTGATCAGCTGTTTAGGTGATTGGAGTTTGCAAAATCTTAGGTCATTGAGTGTAGCAAAAGGCAGTTTTATGGATTGTTCAAG ATACTGTGTAGTAGTAACATTGAGCAAATTACGTGCACTGCATACTTTGAATGTCTCAGGAACAGAATTTAATAAACATGGACTAGAAATAGTGGTTGAAGATCTTCcacttttagaaaatttagatATATCATGCACTAGAGTTGATGATATAACACCATTAAGAAAATGTAAGGACCGTTTAAAAACTCTAACtatgtacaatataaaaataagtggATGTGGAAGTCTAATACCTGTTTTATTGGAATTAAATGAATTGAGAAACTTAGATATTTCTGATGAAAAAGATACATATGCTTTTGAAATGTTTGCAcctaagaaacaaaaaataggaGATTTTCTGAAAGCTGTACATTGTATGCCACATTTAACTAGTTTAGATTTGTCtg gtaaagatgaaataaatccaaaagatttaaaagaatttattaaagcACATCCACAATTGAAATTTCTTGGTCTTGTACATTCTGACACTTGTTATGAGGATAGTTTAATAAATCCTGAAAATAAGGATTATAAACCTGACCTTGTT GTCAGCGGTACAGCAACTGAATCTCAAATTCTAGAAGCTTTGAGAAGATATACTTGTCGATCAGTTTATGTTCAAAAGTGTTTATTTAATCTGTTTCGTTTGACACCAAATTTCTTTGAACCACGCGTAGATGTAATCAAATTAGTGCTGCCTGGAATGCGAGAACATCCTCAGGAATTTCGTGTGCAAATGGCAGCAACCGCGTGCCTTTACAATCTTACAAAAGGTGAATCAGCAATCATGATTCATCCATCAATTCTTAAACAAATAGTTGACTTAACATTGACTGCCATGGAGTCATACCCAACTCATTATCAGctacaaaaaaatacattattgaCACTGTGTAGTGACAGAATTCTACAAGATGTTGCATTTGATAAATATAG GTGTGCAAGATTAGTAATGAATTGTTTATCGACATTCGATGATGCATCGATGAATCGGATGTCAGTAGCAATTTGCTCCATTTTAGCAGCAAAAATATCAACAGCAGAAACATCTATGCTTGGTGCACAACCACAGTATATGTCAAAGTTATTAACAATGGTCAGGTCAAAAGTTCAATCTAAATCAGTTGATATTACAATGAAATTCACATTAAGTGCCCTATGGAATTTAACGGACGAAAGTGCCACTACATGCAAAGTTTTCTTGGATGAGGGAGGAATGGAGTTGTTTCTTCAAGTACTTGAAAGTTTTCAAGGAGAATCTAGTGTGGAGACTAAAGTACTTGgtctattaaataatatagctGAG gttGTACATTTGAGGCCACGACTTATGCAAACTCGTTTCATATCAATGCTTTCCTTACTCTTAGATTCTGTACACATTGATGTATCTTACTTTGCTGCTGGTATCGCAGCACATTTGCTAAGTGATGGTCCTAGTGCCTGGAGTTCAATGCTTTCACAGCCTAGTAGAGAACAATTGCTAGATCAATTAGCTCATGCTGTAACTCATTGGCAAACTCCACAAGGAGAGATGGTTGCTTATAGAAGTTTTCAAccattttttcctcttctgcGTTGTTCAGATGCATATCCTGTTCAGCTTTGGGCAGTATGGGCGATACATCATGTGTGCACAAAAAATC CAAAACGCTATTGTAGCATGTTAACTAGAGAAGGTGGAgtagaaacattaaaatatctgGAAGAAACACATACAGAAAATACAACGCATCCAAATTTGCAGTCTTTATGTCGATCAATTCTCGAAACTCTGGAATCAAATTCTTGTTAA